The sequence below is a genomic window from Pseudodesulfovibrio sp. JC047.
TCGTTGCTTTCCGGTGCGGACGGCGTGTTGATAAGTGGATGTCATCCAGGTGACTGCCATTATATCAATGGGAATTACAAGGCACGGCGGCGGGTGAAGTTGCTCAATGAAATTTTGCCACAGTTCGGCATTGAGCGCGAGCGGGTCAAATTGACGTGGGTCGGGGCGAGTGAAGGCAATGAATTTGCTGAGACAGTGAATACTTTCATTAACGAAATCAGAGAACTCGGCCCTATGGAAGCTCGTTCCATGGCCGTCGTTTAGACAGAGGGAGGTGGCGACATGGCGACCACTATGAAAATTCAGGTTGAAGAGAATAATCCGGTTGTAGCTATACAGGGCTTTCTGCGGAGTCTGTTGGAAGATGAATCGCTGGGAGGCGTTGTGGTGCCAGTGCATCTTTTTGAGACAGGCATTCCCATGCCGACTTTGGTGACCGACCCGGATCAGTTATCCGGTGCGGACCCGTTGGCCCCGGCATTTCCAATGAACAGCGCAAAGCTGTTGTCTCGATTGACCAAGGGCCAGTCCGGAGAACGACTTGCCGTGGTCATGCGGCCGTGTGAAATCCGTGCTTTCGTGGAACTGGTCAAGCTCAATCAGGGCAGTCTTGATGATGTCATCATCATCGGTGTGGATTGTATGGGAGCGTATGACAATACCGGGTACAAAACCTTTCTTGGCGATCGGGATGCTTTTGAAGCAACCCTCGCCTTTCAGGGGCAGCGCGGCGGATCGAATGAAACGGCGATCAATGGTGTGGACATTGCCCCGGCCTGCAAATCCTGCGAATTCCCAGCCCCGATGAATGCCGATATGATTATCGGATTGGCTGGAGCCGATTTGCATGAAGCTATCCCTGTCATTGCGGACAGTGCTCGGGGTGAGGCTCTGCTCAATAGTCTTGGATTGCCGAGTATGGAAGCCTCTGGGCGGGATGATGTCCTGGAGTCCCTCATCAAGGTCCGGACAGAACATCGTGACGCAATGATCGAAGCGACCCAGGCTGTGACGGGCACTTTGTCCGACCTGTCTGAATATCTGTCGAGTTGCGTGAACTGTTACAACTGTCGGGTGGCGTGTCCGGTCTGCTATTGCAAGGAATGTGTCTTTAATACCGATGTCTTTGAGCACAAGCCCTGGCAGTATGTCGGATGGGCTAAACGCAAAGGTAGCTTGAAACTTCCCACAGACACCATCTTCTATCATTTGACCCGTATGGCGCATATGTCCATGGCCTGTGTGGGGTGTGGCCAATGTTCCAACGCCTGTCCCAATGGTATTCCGGTGATGGAATTGTTCCGCACCGTTGCCGCTCGGACACAGAAGAGCTTTGACTACGTGCCTGGCAGAAGTCTTGAAGAAGCACCGCCTCTGTCGGTTTTCAAGGAAGATGAGTTCCAGGACACAGTATCGCACATGGCC
It includes:
- a CDS encoding hydrogenase iron-sulfur subunit, coding for MKNEFEPTILAFVCNWCTYTAADLAGTARMIQQPNLRLVRVMCTGMVDPKYIVKSLLSGADGVLISGCHPGDCHYINGNYKARRRVKLLNEILPQFGIERERVKLTWVGASEGNEFAETVNTFINEIRELGPMEARSMAVV
- a CDS encoding Coenzyme F420 hydrogenase/dehydrogenase, beta subunit C-terminal domain, with translation MATTMKIQVEENNPVVAIQGFLRSLLEDESLGGVVVPVHLFETGIPMPTLVTDPDQLSGADPLAPAFPMNSAKLLSRLTKGQSGERLAVVMRPCEIRAFVELVKLNQGSLDDVIIIGVDCMGAYDNTGYKTFLGDRDAFEATLAFQGQRGGSNETAINGVDIAPACKSCEFPAPMNADMIIGLAGADLHEAIPVIADSARGEALLNSLGLPSMEASGRDDVLESLIKVRTEHRDAMIEATQAVTGTLSDLSEYLSSCVNCYNCRVACPVCYCKECVFNTDVFEHKPWQYVGWAKRKGSLKLPTDTIFYHLTRMAHMSMACVGCGQCSNACPNGIPVMELFRTVAARTQKSFDYVPGRSLEEAPPLSVFKEDEFQDTVSHMA